The Deltaproteobacteria bacterium genome includes a window with the following:
- a CDS encoding O-succinylbenzoate synthase: MDGRWVIRGGSVRRVTGRVADRPGARAANARRAWTERRGVRLQLVDADGRIGQGEASPLDGYSPDTVEQCERALEAALARLPVRVDSIPAALAELGVDRAVPAARFAVETAVFDLVGQRTDEPLSQLLARVDPIGGGAIARDVPLAALVTGTSPADVLAGVRAAWNQGIRTVKLKIGRPRAFAAECELLAQLRAQFGFDLALRLDANAAWNPDEAADRLAALAPFAPEFVEQPVAPDRIDQLRDPPVAIAADESLHAAHTTAEDVFRSEACHVAVLKPTVIGGLLACRRLARLAAEHGVDTVVSHTFDGPIALAAAAELALSLPETRAAGLAPHAGLGAWPRVRIPQLRPNRVVPHAGGGLGVPPVESGR; encoded by the coding sequence GTGGACGGGCGATGGGTCATACGTGGCGGGTCGGTGCGGCGGGTGACCGGGCGCGTCGCCGACCGCCCGGGTGCGCGCGCGGCGAACGCCCGGCGCGCGTGGACCGAGCGGCGCGGCGTCCGACTGCAGCTCGTCGACGCCGACGGCCGCATCGGCCAGGGCGAGGCGTCGCCGCTCGACGGCTACTCGCCGGACACGGTCGAACAGTGCGAGCGCGCGCTCGAGGCGGCGCTGGCGCGCCTGCCGGTCCGCGTCGACTCGATCCCCGCCGCGCTCGCCGAGTTGGGCGTCGACCGCGCCGTTCCGGCCGCGCGGTTCGCGGTCGAGACCGCCGTGTTCGATCTGGTCGGCCAGCGCACGGACGAGCCGCTGTCGCAGCTGCTCGCGCGGGTCGACCCGATCGGCGGCGGCGCGATCGCGCGCGACGTCCCGCTGGCCGCGCTGGTCACCGGCACATCCCCCGCCGACGTGCTCGCCGGCGTGCGCGCCGCGTGGAATCAGGGCATTCGCACGGTGAAGCTGAAGATCGGCCGGCCGCGCGCGTTCGCCGCCGAATGCGAGTTGCTGGCGCAACTGCGCGCGCAGTTCGGCTTCGACCTCGCGCTGCGGCTCGACGCCAACGCCGCGTGGAACCCGGACGAGGCGGCCGACCGGCTCGCCGCCCTCGCGCCGTTCGCTCCCGAGTTCGTCGAGCAGCCGGTCGCCCCGGACCGCATCGACCAGCTGCGCGACCCTCCTGTCGCCATCGCGGCCGACGAGAGCCTGCACGCGGCCCACACCACCGCCGAAGACGTGTTTCGCAGCGAGGCGTGCCACGTGGCCGTGCTCAAGCCGACCGTCATCGGGGGCTTGCTCGCGTGCCGGCGGCTCGCGCGCCTGGCCGCCGAGCACGGCGTCGACACCGTCGTGTCGCACACGTTCGACGGCCCGATCGCGCTGGCCGCCGCCGCGGAGCTCGCCCTGTCGCTGCCCGAGACGCGCGCCGCCGGCCTCGCGCCGCACGCCGGGCTGGGCGCGTGGCCGCGCGTGCGCATCCCGCAGCTGCGGCCCAACCGCGTCGTGCCGCACGCCGGCGGCGGTCTCGGCGTGCCGCCGGTCGAGAGCGGGCGATGA